A region from the Tachyglossus aculeatus isolate mTacAcu1 chromosome 5, mTacAcu1.pri, whole genome shotgun sequence genome encodes:
- the OAZ2 gene encoding LOW QUALITY PROTEIN: ornithine decarboxylase antizyme 2 (The sequence of the model RefSeq protein was modified relative to this genomic sequence to represent the inferred CDS: deleted 1 base in 1 codon) yields MVKEKGALITSYRGKKTAHEIKIFVVAYFRGCLLSSFLNSILPLSNCPQLQCCRHIVPGPLWCSDAPHPLSKIPGGRGAGRDPSLSALIYQDEKLTVTQDLPVHDGKPHIVHFRYEVTEVKVSSWDAVLSGHSLFVEIPDGSLADGSKEGLLALLEFAEEKMKVNYVFICFRKCREDRAPLLKTFSFLGFEIVRPGHPCVPSRPDVMFMVYTLDQDGGDSEDD; encoded by the exons ATGgtcaaggagaagggag ccCTCATTACATCCTATCGCGGGAAGAAGACAGCACATGAAATTAAAATCTTCGTGGTAGCTTATTTCAGAGGGTGTCTCCTTAGCAGCTTTTTAAA TAGTATTTTACCTTTGAGTAACTGTCCCCAGCTCCAGTGCTGCAGGCACATTGTTCCGGGGCCTCTGTGGTGCTCC GATGCCCCTCACCCACTGTCCAAGATCCCCGGTGGGCGAGGGGCCGGCAGGGATCCTTCTCTCTCAGCTCTAATCTATCAG GACGAGAAGCTCACTGTGACCCAGGACCTCCCAGTGCACGATGGGAAGCCCCACATCGTCCACTTCCGCTACGAGGTCACCGAGGTGAAGGTCTCCTCCTGGGACGCGGTCCTCTCCGGCCACAGCCTGTTCGTGGAAATCCCCGATGGGTCGTTGGCTGACGGGAGCAAAGAAGG attGCTGGCACTGCTGGAGTTCGctgaagagaaaatgaaagtgaATTATGTCTTCATCTGCTTCAGGAAATGCCGCGAGGATAGAG CTCCCCTCCTGAAGACCTTCAGCTTCTTGGGCTTTGAGATTGTGCGTCCGGGCCACCCTTGCGTCCCCTCGCGTCCAGATGTGATGTTCATGGTGTACACCCTGGACCAGGACGGCGGCGACTCCGAGGACGACTAG